The following coding sequences are from one Arcobacter nitrofigilis DSM 7299 window:
- the mrdA gene encoding penicillin-binding protein 2, producing MKKRLNLILILIGVVCLLLVYRLYYLSIKSNTYYEQLSKQNYIKKVYQAPSRGLIKDRNGVALAINELGFSISIKPHLRSYKNKHILEELVNTIVRYFPDFEKDKLIKKYNKLDSPYKHDFVKIIDYIAYDKFFDKYTLFNSLDNLKVESAVKRNYPFKKVAAHIIGYVGKASRKDIDANPISRYSGIIGKNGLEKYYNNILQGKLGYKKVKVNALNKELEVLEEKDVTIDNNITTTIDIKLEQYIHDIFDQKAGAVIVMNVKNGEILAAASFPEFDNNVFVNGISYKEWDDLQNDINKPFTNKITNGMYPPGSVWKMGVALGLLENGISKNFKVNCTGTYEFANRKFRCWKKDGHGIVDFVKAIRESCDDFFYKASQKVGINKISETMAKFGFGEKTGVDQMYEFIGINPNEAWKRKKYNRAWFTGETLISSIGQGSVLVTPMQIARYTSFLATDRLATPHFYKKAYKEPTKVDIDPENLKLVQKGMYEVANDKHGTAYWHLRGINPKIKVAAKTGTAQVIGIDQDVKKRVHEKDLEYLKRSHAWLTTYGPFNNPQYAVTILVEHGGHGGSAAGEITTKIYNKLIELGYIKVN from the coding sequence TATCAAAACAAAACTATATAAAAAAAGTGTATCAAGCTCCTTCAAGGGGACTTATAAAAGATAGAAATGGAGTTGCCTTAGCGATTAATGAACTTGGTTTTTCTATAAGTATTAAGCCCCACTTACGTTCATATAAAAATAAACATATCTTAGAAGAGTTAGTTAATACTATAGTTAGATATTTTCCAGATTTTGAAAAAGACAAATTAATTAAAAAATATAATAAATTAGATTCACCATATAAACATGATTTTGTAAAAATTATTGATTATATAGCTTATGATAAATTTTTTGATAAATATACTCTTTTTAATTCATTAGATAATTTAAAAGTAGAATCAGCAGTAAAAAGAAACTACCCTTTTAAAAAAGTTGCAGCACATATTATTGGATATGTAGGAAAAGCTTCTAGAAAAGATATTGATGCTAACCCTATTTCTAGATATAGTGGCATAATTGGTAAAAATGGTTTAGAGAAATATTATAATAATATTTTACAAGGAAAACTTGGATACAAAAAAGTAAAAGTAAATGCTCTAAATAAAGAACTTGAAGTATTAGAAGAAAAAGATGTAACTATTGATAATAATATTACTACAACTATTGATATCAAACTTGAACAATACATTCATGATATTTTTGATCAAAAAGCTGGTGCTGTAATTGTAATGAATGTGAAGAATGGTGAAATATTAGCTGCTGCTTCTTTTCCAGAGTTTGATAATAATGTTTTTGTAAATGGAATTTCTTATAAAGAATGGGATGATTTACAAAATGATATTAATAAACCTTTTACAAATAAAATAACAAATGGTATGTATCCTCCAGGAAGTGTATGGAAGATGGGTGTAGCTTTAGGCTTGTTAGAAAATGGAATAAGCAAAAACTTCAAAGTAAATTGTACAGGAACATATGAATTTGCAAATAGAAAATTCAGATGTTGGAAAAAAGATGGACATGGGATAGTTGATTTTGTTAAAGCTATTAGAGAAAGTTGTGATGATTTTTTCTATAAAGCTAGCCAAAAAGTAGGTATAAACAAAATTAGTGAAACAATGGCAAAATTTGGATTTGGAGAGAAAACAGGTGTGGACCAAATGTATGAATTCATTGGAATCAATCCAAATGAAGCTTGGAAAAGAAAAAAATACAATAGAGCTTGGTTTACAGGTGAAACACTCATTTCTTCTATTGGACAAGGTTCTGTACTTGTAACACCTATGCAAATTGCAAGATATACTTCTTTTTTAGCAACTGATAGATTGGCCACTCCTCACTTCTATAAAAAGGCTTATAAAGAGCCTACAAAAGTTGATATTGACCCAGAAAATTTAAAACTTGTACAAAAAGGTATGTATGAAGTGGCAAATGATAAACATGGAACTGCTTATTGGCACTTAAGAGGTATAAATCCTAAAATAAAAGTTGCTGCAAAAACTGGAACTGCTCAAGTTATTGGAATAGATCAAGATGTTAAAAAAAGAGTTCATGAAAAGGACTTAGAATATTTAAAAAGATCCCATGCTTGGTTGACGACATATGGACCTTTTAATAATCCTCAATATGCTGTGACAATATTAGTAGAACACGGTGGACATGGTGGAAGTGCAGCAGGAGAAATTACAACTAAAATATATAATAAATTAATAGAATTAGGTTACATAAAAGTAAACTAA